In one Candidatus Paceibacterota bacterium genomic region, the following are encoded:
- a CDS encoding aldo/keto reductase: MQSIPLGVSLLRSSRLAYGCWRVAGTWNPAEVTPASRAAGRRAIIAAYEAGYTLFDNADIYCHGETERILGEALREVAGMRDRVVIVTKGGIRPAGDPDPDAPARYDFSAPHLINACEQSLRRLGIEMIDLYLLHRPDFLADPEEVAQAFRKLKAAGKVRYFGVSNFRPLLVTALQAACPMPLVAHQVEISLAKLDALTDGTLDQCMIERITPMAWSPLAAGLMGDGANRRLPSQQTYCAKRFLPELDAIAQARGVSRVAVSLAWLLKHPARIQPIVGTTNPERIRAAATADGLELTREEWYRLLIAARGEPMP, from the coding sequence ATGCAATCCATTCCACTGGGAGTCAGTTTACTGAGGAGCAGTCGGTTGGCCTATGGTTGCTGGCGGGTGGCGGGAACCTGGAACCCGGCCGAGGTTACCCCCGCAAGCCGGGCGGCGGGGCGGCGCGCGATTATCGCCGCATATGAAGCCGGCTACACACTATTCGATAACGCGGACATATACTGCCACGGGGAAACGGAGCGCATTCTGGGCGAGGCGCTCAGGGAGGTGGCGGGCATGCGCGACCGTGTTGTGATTGTGACCAAGGGAGGCATACGCCCGGCCGGGGACCCTGATCCTGACGCACCCGCACGCTACGACTTCTCCGCTCCTCACCTCATCAACGCTTGCGAGCAGTCGCTGCGGCGGTTGGGGATAGAGATGATTGACCTTTACCTGCTGCACCGGCCGGACTTCCTGGCTGATCCGGAGGAAGTGGCCCAGGCGTTTAGGAAGCTGAAGGCCGCGGGCAAGGTGCGCTACTTCGGCGTCAGCAACTTCCGCCCGCTGCTGGTCACCGCCCTCCAGGCCGCTTGCCCGATGCCGCTGGTGGCGCATCAGGTCGAGATCAGCCTGGCGAAGCTGGACGCTCTCACCGACGGCACGCTGGATCAGTGCATGATTGAGCGGATTACTCCCATGGCCTGGAGCCCGCTCGCCGCTGGCTTGATGGGCGACGGCGCCAACCGCCGTTTGCCATCCCAGCAAACCTACTGCGCCAAACGGTTCCTGCCCGAGTTGGACGCCATCGCCCAGGCGCGGGGCGTCAGTCGCGTTGCGGTATCGCTTGCGTGGTTGCTCAAGCACCCGGCCAGAATCCAGCCCATCGTTGGCACCACCAACCCGGAGCGGATTCGCGCCGCCGCCACGGCCGACGGGTTGGAGTTGACACGCGAAGAATGGTACCGCCTGCTCATCGCGGCGCGTGGCGAGCCGATGCCTTGA